A single genomic interval of Falco cherrug isolate bFalChe1 chromosome 8, bFalChe1.pri, whole genome shotgun sequence harbors:
- the LOC102058042 gene encoding neuropeptide Y receptor type 6-like, which produces MDKAIQHPSEILFNQTLSNISYSQFLNFDTCQPSFLAEFLLITAYALVTIVGLFGNLCLIFIIKRRKEAQNVTNILIANLSLSDVLICIMCIPVTVAYTLMDYWIFGEAMCKVSSFIQSISVTVSIFSLVLIAIERYQLIVNPRGWKPNISHAYWGILFIWGFSLIISIPFLVFHQLTDEPFKHLSVHSDFYKNKVACVEAWPSVTERLIFTTSLLVFQYCFPLGFIFICYLRIFVCLRRRHGKIDRLRENDSRLSENKRINMMLISIVVTFAACWLPLNIFNVVFDWNHEALMSCNHNLAFTICHLVAMISTCINPVFYGFLNKNFQKDLMSLVHHCRCSASQEEYENIALSNLQTDASKGSLKLNNPPVVI; this is translated from the coding sequence ATGGATAAAGCCATACAGCATCCCAGTGAGATTCTGTTTAATCAGACTCTCTCTAATATTAGCTATTCTCAGTTTTTGAACTTTGATACGTGCCAGCCTTCCTTCCTTGCAGAATTTTTGCTCATTACAGCCTACGCATTAGTTACAATAGTGGGGCTTTTTGGAAAtctttgcttgatttttatAATAAAGAGACGGAAAGAAGCTCAAAACGTTACCAACATTCTGATTGCCAACCTCTCTTTATCAGATGTTTTGATCTGTATCATGTGTATTCCTGTCACAGTTGCATATACCTTAATGGACTACTGGATATTTGGGGAAGCTATGTGTAAAGTAAGTTCTTTTATACAAAGTATATCCGTCACAGTCTCCATTTTCTCACTTGTACTGATTGCCATCGAGAGATATCAGTTAATTGTGAACCCACGTGGCTGGAAGCCTAATATTTCACATGCTTACTGGGGAATTCTTTTCATCTGGGGGTTTTCCCTCATAATATCCATTCCTTTTCTAGTATTTCACCAATTAACCGATGAACCCTTCAAACATCTGTCTGTCCATAGCGATTTCTACAAGAACAAGGTTGCTTGCGTCGAAGCATGGCCATCTGTTACAGAGCGACTGATTTTTACCACTAGTCTGCTGGTTTTCCAGTACTGCTTCCCACTGGGGTTCATTTTTATCTGCTATCTCAGGATATTCGTATGTCTTCGAAGGAGACATGGTAAAATAGACAGGTTGAGAGAGAATGACAGCAGACTGAGTGAAAACAAAAGGATTAATATGATGTTGATATCAATTGTTGTCACTTTTGCAGCTTGCTGGTTGCCTCTCAATATATTCAATGTTGTTTTTGACTGGAACCATGAGGCACTAATGAGCTGTAATCATAACCTGGCATTTACAATATGCCACCTGGTGGCCATGATCTCAACATGCATCAATCCTGTCTTCTATGGATTTCTCAACAAGaattttcagaaggatttgATGTCGTTAGTCCACCACTGCAGATGCTCGGCATCACAAGAGGAGTATGAAAATATTGCCCTTTCCAATCTGCAAACGGATGCGTCTAAGGGATCTCTGAAATTAAATAATCCCCCCGTGGTTATCTAA